The following proteins come from a genomic window of Achromobacter sp. AONIH1:
- the denD gene encoding D-erythronate dehydrogenase, with the protein MKILITGGAGFLGQRLARKLLAQGVLTLDGAAEPISRIDLLDVVAADTHGDPRAHAQVGDISDPAVLRQAMDADTRVVFHLAAIVSGQAEADFDLGMRINLDASRALLETCRALGHRPRVIFTSSVAVYGGNLPEIVRDDTALNPQSSYGTQKAIAELLLADYTRRGFVDGRVLRLPTISVRPGKPNAAASSFASGMIREPLNGEDAVCPVHPGTRLWLLSPRGAIAALVAGCELDAARLDSRAPINLPGVCVTAQDMARALREVAGDTVADRIHWEPDARVERIVGSWPGRWDTSRAERLGLSGDGSFADIIRAYIDDDLPR; encoded by the coding sequence ATGAAGATACTCATCACCGGCGGCGCCGGTTTCCTGGGCCAGCGGCTGGCGCGCAAGCTGCTGGCGCAAGGCGTGCTGACGCTGGACGGCGCGGCCGAGCCGATCTCGCGCATCGACCTGCTGGACGTGGTCGCCGCCGATACGCACGGCGATCCGCGCGCGCATGCGCAGGTGGGCGATATTTCCGACCCGGCCGTGCTGCGTCAGGCGATGGACGCCGACACGCGCGTCGTGTTCCATCTGGCCGCCATCGTCAGCGGCCAGGCCGAGGCCGACTTCGACCTGGGCATGCGCATCAACCTGGATGCCTCGCGCGCGCTGCTCGAAACCTGCCGCGCGCTGGGACACCGGCCGCGCGTGATCTTCACCAGCTCCGTCGCGGTGTACGGCGGAAACCTGCCCGAGATCGTGCGCGACGATACCGCGCTGAATCCGCAATCGTCCTACGGTACGCAGAAGGCTATCGCCGAGCTGCTGCTGGCCGACTACACGCGGCGCGGTTTCGTCGACGGCCGGGTGCTGCGCCTGCCCACCATCAGCGTGCGGCCGGGCAAGCCCAACGCCGCCGCCTCGTCCTTCGCCAGCGGCATGATCCGCGAGCCGCTGAACGGAGAGGATGCCGTGTGCCCGGTGCATCCCGGCACGCGGCTGTGGCTGCTGTCGCCGCGCGGCGCGATCGCGGCGCTGGTGGCGGGCTGCGAGCTGGACGCGGCGCGGCTGGACAGCCGCGCGCCCATCAACCTGCCCGGCGTCTGCGTGACGGCCCAAGACATGGCGCGGGCGCTGCGCGAGGTGGCGGGCGATACGGTCGCGGACCGCATCCACTGGGAGCCGGACGCGCGCGTCGAGCGCATCGTCGGCAGCTGGCCGGGCCGCTGGGACACGTCCCGGGCCGAACGGCTGGGGCTGTCGGGCGACGGCAGCTTCGCCGACATCATCCGGGCCTACATCGACGACGACCTGCCGCGCTGA
- the otnI gene encoding 2-oxo-tetronate isomerase, which translates to MPRLAANLSMMYTEHPFLERFAAAARDGFRAVEFLFPYEHPAAEIRARLDAHGLAQALFNAPPGDWQAGERGIASLPGRQDEFRRGLDQALEYAARLGNRSLHVMAGLIAPGQDRAAHRAAYLENLDYAARLAAGAGITIVIEPINPRDMPGFFLTRQDEAQAVRAVLDAANLKVQFDCYHCQIVEGDLTMKLRRDMAGIGHIQIAGVPDRHEPDLGELNYPYLFEQIDALGYDGWIGCEYRPRAGTSAGLGWARPYLNRGA; encoded by the coding sequence GTGCCGCGCCTGGCTGCAAACCTCAGCATGATGTACACCGAACATCCCTTCCTGGAACGCTTCGCCGCGGCCGCGCGCGATGGCTTCCGGGCGGTGGAGTTCCTGTTTCCCTACGAGCATCCCGCCGCCGAGATCCGTGCGCGGCTGGACGCGCATGGCCTCGCGCAGGCGCTGTTCAACGCGCCGCCCGGCGACTGGCAGGCCGGCGAGCGCGGTATCGCCTCGCTGCCCGGTCGGCAGGACGAGTTCCGGCGCGGGCTGGACCAGGCGCTGGAATACGCCGCGCGGCTGGGCAACCGCAGCCTGCACGTGATGGCGGGGCTGATCGCGCCCGGCCAGGACCGGGCCGCGCATCGCGCCGCGTACCTGGAGAACCTGGATTACGCCGCGCGTCTCGCGGCCGGCGCCGGCATCACCATCGTCATCGAACCCATCAATCCACGCGATATGCCCGGTTTCTTCCTGACGCGCCAGGACGAGGCCCAGGCCGTCCGAGCCGTGCTGGACGCGGCCAACCTGAAGGTGCAGTTCGACTGCTATCACTGCCAGATCGTCGAAGGCGATCTGACGATGAAGCTGCGCCGCGACATGGCCGGCATCGGCCATATCCAGATCGCGGGCGTGCCGGACCGGCACGAACCCGACCTGGGCGAGCTGAACTATCCCTACCTGTTCGAGCAGATCGACGCGCTGGGCTACGACGGCTGGATCGGCTGCGAGTACCGGCCCCGCGCGGGCACATCGGCCGGCCTGGGCTGGGCGCGGCCCTATCTGAACCGGGGCGCCTGA
- a CDS encoding MFS transporter — protein MAVETAAGSTPQDPDARATARAYAKVFWRLVPFLMLCYVIAYLDRVNVGFAKLQMSQDLGFSEAVFGLGAGVFFLGYFLFEVPSNLLMHRIGARIWIARIMITWGILSALFMFVETPTGFYVLRFLLGLAEAGFYPGVILYLTYWYPAQRRAKIIALFMSAIPVAGIFGNPLSGWIMEAFHGAHGLQGWQWMFLIEALPAILIGIVTVMYLDNGIDRAKWLSDEEKRLLTREIEADQKQAGAQRHSLREVFADKRVWWMCLIYFTFVAGQYGLTFWMPTLVKSTGVSGAFKIGLLSAIPFLCAIVVMNLLGHSADRRRERRWHLIVPALAGAIGFAATASFADNTAMSLLFLSLAAAGVLTCAPLFWSLPTAFLSGTAAAAGIAIVNSVGNLAGFVSPYMVGYLKDLTQSTQSGMYVLAALLVLGAVAVWLTPARMVNR, from the coding sequence ATGGCCGTGGAGACGGCCGCCGGCAGCACCCCGCAGGATCCCGATGCCCGCGCCACCGCGCGCGCCTACGCCAAGGTGTTCTGGCGCCTGGTGCCTTTCCTGATGCTCTGCTACGTGATCGCCTACCTGGACCGCGTCAACGTCGGCTTCGCCAAGCTGCAGATGTCGCAGGACCTGGGCTTCAGCGAAGCGGTGTTTGGCCTGGGGGCGGGCGTGTTCTTCCTGGGCTATTTCCTGTTCGAGGTGCCCAGCAATCTGCTCATGCACCGTATCGGCGCGCGCATCTGGATCGCGCGCATCATGATCACCTGGGGCATCCTGTCCGCCCTGTTCATGTTCGTGGAGACGCCCACCGGCTTCTACGTGCTGCGCTTCCTGTTGGGGCTGGCCGAGGCGGGCTTCTATCCGGGCGTGATCCTGTACCTGACCTACTGGTATCCGGCGCAGCGCCGCGCCAAGATCATCGCGCTGTTCATGTCCGCGATTCCCGTGGCCGGCATCTTCGGCAATCCGCTGTCGGGCTGGATCATGGAAGCCTTCCACGGCGCGCACGGCCTGCAGGGCTGGCAGTGGATGTTCCTGATCGAGGCGCTGCCGGCCATCCTCATCGGCATCGTCACCGTCATGTACCTGGATAACGGCATCGACCGCGCCAAGTGGCTCAGCGACGAGGAAAAGCGGCTGCTGACGCGCGAGATCGAGGCCGACCAGAAGCAGGCCGGCGCGCAGCGCCATTCGCTGCGCGAAGTCTTCGCCGACAAGCGCGTCTGGTGGATGTGCCTGATCTACTTCACTTTCGTGGCCGGCCAGTACGGGCTGACCTTCTGGATGCCCACGCTGGTCAAGTCCACCGGCGTGAGCGGCGCGTTCAAGATCGGGCTGCTCAGCGCCATCCCCTTCCTATGCGCCATCGTGGTCATGAACCTGCTGGGCCACAGCGCCGACCGCCGCCGCGAGCGCCGCTGGCACCTGATCGTGCCGGCCCTGGCGGGCGCCATCGGTTTCGCCGCCACGGCCTCGTTCGCCGACAACACCGCGATGTCGTTGCTGTTCCTGTCGCTGGCCGCGGCTGGCGTGCTGACCTGCGCGCCGCTGTTCTGGTCGCTGCCCACCGCCTTCCTGTCGGGCACGGCCGCCGCCGCCGGCATCGCCATCGTCAACTCCGTGGGCAACCTCGCGGGTTTCGTCAGCCCCTACATGGTCGGCTACCTGAAAGACCTGACCCAGTCGACGCAGTCCGGCATGTACGTGCTGGCCGCGCTGCTGGTGCTGGGCGCCGTCGCCGTGTGGCTGACGCCGGCCCGGATGGTGAACCGTTAG
- a CDS encoding aldolase, which translates to MTEDTRPESCIREEICTVGASLYNRGYTVGAAGNISARLDDGWLITPTDACLGRLDPAALSKVDAAGNWVSGAKPSKTLALHQGIYRANPEARGIVHTHSTHLVALTLAGVWRPDEVLPPITPYQVMKVGRIPLIAYRRPGDPQVAAEVAALAAQVRGALFERLGPVVWERSVAHAAYALEELEETARLWLMSQPRPEPLDAAALEELRAAFGARW; encoded by the coding sequence ATGACCGAAGACACCCGCCCCGAATCCTGCATTCGCGAAGAAATCTGCACCGTCGGCGCCAGCCTGTACAACCGTGGCTATACCGTGGGCGCGGCCGGCAACATCAGCGCGCGCCTGGACGACGGCTGGCTGATCACGCCCACCGACGCCTGCCTGGGCCGGCTCGATCCCGCCGCGCTGTCCAAGGTCGATGCCGCCGGCAACTGGGTGTCCGGCGCCAAGCCCTCCAAGACCCTGGCGCTGCACCAGGGCATCTACCGCGCCAATCCCGAGGCGCGCGGCATCGTGCACACGCATTCCACCCATCTGGTGGCGCTGACGCTGGCTGGCGTCTGGCGTCCGGACGAAGTCCTGCCGCCGATCACGCCCTACCAGGTCATGAAGGTCGGGCGCATTCCGCTGATCGCTTATCGCCGTCCCGGCGATCCCCAGGTCGCCGCCGAGGTGGCGGCGCTGGCTGCCCAGGTGCGTGGCGCGCTGTTCGAGCGGCTGGGGCCGGTGGTCTGGGAGCGCTCCGTGGCGCATGCCGCCTACGCGCTCGAAGAACTCGAGGAAACCGCGCGCCTGTGGCTGATGAGCCAGCCGCGTCCCGAGCCGCTGGACGCCGCCGCGCTGGAGGAACTGCGCGCCGCGTTCGGCGCCCGCTGGTGA
- a CDS encoding DJ-1/PfpI family protein, with protein MKIVCFMYPGFTALDLVGPVTAWGAMPDVAFEFVASAKGDVLTDSGLTLRATHDFTDFSTAPDVLLVPGGALPTFEALQDDALLDAIARAGEGAAWVTSVCTGALLLGAAGLLRGYRSASHWTARHYLDQFGAIPDAARVVIDRNRASGGGVTAGIDFGLSMIRHWRGEETSKLIELVLEYAPEPPNACGRPELADAATLAQARALTGPMMPAELVRAAARRRGFVAG; from the coding sequence ATGAAGATCGTATGTTTCATGTACCCGGGTTTCACGGCGCTGGACCTGGTGGGACCTGTCACCGCCTGGGGCGCCATGCCGGACGTCGCGTTCGAGTTCGTGGCGTCCGCCAAGGGCGACGTGCTCACCGATTCCGGGCTGACGCTGCGCGCCACGCATGACTTTACCGACTTTTCCACCGCGCCCGACGTGCTGCTGGTGCCGGGCGGCGCGCTGCCGACGTTCGAGGCGCTGCAGGACGACGCCTTGCTGGACGCCATCGCGCGGGCGGGCGAGGGCGCGGCCTGGGTGACCAGCGTCTGCACCGGCGCGCTGCTGCTGGGCGCGGCGGGACTGCTGCGTGGCTACCGTTCGGCCAGCCATTGGACCGCGCGTCACTACCTGGACCAGTTCGGCGCGATACCCGACGCGGCCCGCGTCGTCATCGATCGCAACCGAGCCAGCGGCGGCGGCGTCACCGCCGGCATCGACTTCGGCCTGTCGATGATCCGGCACTGGCGCGGCGAAGAGACATCGAAGCTGATCGAGCTGGTGCTGGAATACGCGCCCGAGCCGCCCAACGCCTGCGGCCGCCCCGAACTGGCCGACGCCGCCACGCTGGCGCAGGCGCGCGCGCTGACCGGGCCGATGATGCCGGCGGAGCTGGTGCGGGCGGCGGCGCGGCGGCGTGGCTTCGTGGCGGGTTGA
- a CDS encoding GlxA family transcriptional regulator: MLAPRSVALAFGPDAAALDLAGPMDVFSAATAMLGEGAGYRLLLVSPQDGPVRLSNGSRMLPDLRCADANERYDVVLAAGGPTPAHDSALSGWLRRACPRARVHGSICTGAFALGHAGLLDGHTVTTHWEFADELATRFPAARVEPDRIHVRSGALITSAGVTAGIDLALALVAEDHGAELALRIAQKLVVVAQRQGGQSQFSPYLSAPQDPGTPIARVQAHVMEHAGDDYSVARLAAIAGMSARSFARHFTQAAGITPREFIERARVDAARRLLEGSRQPLKAIAYDCGFGNADNMRRVFQRRLRVSPADYRARFNRDA; this comes from the coding sequence ATGCTCGCGCCGCGCAGCGTCGCCCTCGCCTTCGGCCCGGACGCGGCGGCGCTGGACCTGGCCGGCCCCATGGATGTGTTTTCGGCTGCCACCGCGATGCTCGGCGAAGGCGCTGGCTACCGCCTGCTGCTGGTGTCCCCGCAGGACGGGCCGGTGCGCCTGTCCAACGGATCACGCATGCTGCCCGACCTGCGCTGCGCGGACGCCAACGAACGCTACGACGTGGTGCTGGCGGCGGGCGGCCCCACGCCCGCGCACGACTCCGCCTTGAGCGGCTGGCTGCGGCGGGCCTGCCCACGCGCACGCGTGCATGGATCGATCTGCACCGGCGCCTTCGCGCTCGGCCACGCCGGGCTGCTGGACGGTCATACCGTCACCACGCATTGGGAATTCGCCGATGAGCTGGCGACCCGCTTTCCCGCCGCGCGGGTCGAGCCGGACCGCATCCATGTGCGCAGCGGCGCGCTGATCACCTCGGCCGGCGTAACCGCCGGCATCGACCTGGCCCTGGCGCTGGTGGCCGAGGACCATGGCGCGGAACTGGCGCTGCGCATCGCGCAGAAGCTGGTGGTGGTGGCCCAGCGGCAAGGCGGGCAATCGCAGTTCAGCCCCTACCTGAGCGCGCCACAGGATCCGGGCACGCCGATCGCGCGGGTACAGGCCCATGTGATGGAACACGCCGGCGACGACTACAGCGTGGCCAGGCTGGCCGCCATCGCCGGCATGAGCGCGCGCAGCTTCGCGCGCCATTTCACGCAGGCCGCCGGCATCACGCCGCGCGAATTCATCGAGCGCGCGCGCGTCGATGCCGCGCGCCGCCTGCTCGAAGGCAGCCGCCAGCCGCTCAAGGCCATCGCCTACGATTGCGGATTCGGCAACGCGGACAATATGCGGCGCGTGTTCCAGCGGCGGCTGCGCGTCTCGCCCGCCGACTACCGGGCGCGCTTCAACCGCGACGCCTGA
- a CDS encoding GntR family transcriptional regulator: MSRHSSPSDANPQRIVRKTTTELVADVLRDRILSGDIPPGEPLRQELFAEELGVSRIPVREALRLLSAEGLVDTIAHRGAFVTMLSRAEVQEFFELRLRLEPWILREAIPLLEETDLSQASDVVARMDAAEPRQWGQLNWQLHEHLYRAARRPAALGMIRALHEKSERYFRFQIVNAPIRQQAHDEHMALIALCREGRADDAGAALERHIEQAAAQILAIVDRLLESSAAAPGWSDAQAGVRSA, encoded by the coding sequence GTGAGCAGACATTCTTCCCCGTCCGACGCCAACCCTCAGCGCATCGTGCGCAAGACCACGACGGAACTGGTGGCCGACGTATTGCGGGACCGCATCCTGTCGGGCGACATCCCGCCGGGCGAACCGCTGCGCCAGGAACTGTTCGCCGAGGAGCTGGGCGTCAGCCGCATCCCGGTGCGCGAGGCGCTGCGCCTGTTGAGCGCGGAGGGACTGGTCGACACCATCGCCCACCGGGGCGCGTTCGTGACGATGCTGTCGCGCGCGGAAGTGCAGGAGTTCTTCGAGCTGCGGCTGCGGCTGGAACCCTGGATCCTGCGCGAGGCGATTCCGCTGCTGGAAGAAACCGATCTGTCGCAGGCCTCGGACGTGGTGGCGCGCATGGACGCGGCCGAACCCAGGCAGTGGGGCCAGCTGAACTGGCAGCTGCATGAACACCTGTACCGCGCGGCGCGGCGGCCGGCGGCGCTGGGCATGATCCGCGCGCTGCATGAAAAGTCCGAACGCTATTTCCGCTTCCAGATCGTCAACGCGCCCATTCGTCAGCAGGCCCACGATGAGCATATGGCGCTGATCGCGCTGTGCCGCGAGGGGCGGGCGGACGACGCCGGCGCGGCGCTGGAGCGGCATATCGAGCAGGCCGCGGCGCAGATCCTGGCCATCGTCGACCGCTTGCTGGAGAGCAGCGCGGCCGCGCCGGGCTGGAGCGACGCGCAGGCGGGCGTCAGGTCCGCCTGA
- a CDS encoding dihydrodipicolinate synthase family protein yields the protein MAIQWKGVFPAVTTKLKPDFSLDTDAIRAGLERLIANGVSGVVMMGMVGENAQLAPEEKLTVLRTALDTVRGRVPVISGLAETSTARAAAYAREAEKLGVDGLMVFPGLTYKSDARETIAFYRSVAQASRLEILLYNNPRGYGVDLTPDVVAELLESPTITAIKEESYDTTRVTDLVSRFGDRLAVVCGVDDLIVESAALGARAWVSGMANALPRESVRLLELAVAGDFAQARKLYAALTPLFHLDTVVKLVQHIKLAEHLITGSAETVKPPRLDLAGEERERTIAIVKRTLEDLKALGC from the coding sequence ATGGCCATCCAATGGAAAGGCGTTTTCCCCGCCGTCACCACCAAGCTGAAACCGGATTTCTCGCTGGACACCGACGCCATCCGCGCCGGGCTGGAACGCCTGATCGCCAATGGCGTCAGCGGCGTCGTGATGATGGGCATGGTGGGCGAGAACGCCCAGCTCGCGCCCGAGGAAAAGCTGACCGTGCTGCGCACCGCGCTGGACACGGTGCGCGGCCGCGTACCGGTCATCTCCGGGCTGGCGGAAACCAGCACGGCGCGCGCCGCCGCCTACGCCCGCGAAGCCGAGAAACTGGGCGTGGATGGCCTGATGGTGTTTCCCGGCCTGACCTATAAGTCCGACGCACGCGAGACGATCGCCTTCTACCGCAGCGTGGCGCAGGCCTCGCGCCTCGAGATCCTGCTCTACAACAACCCGCGCGGCTATGGCGTGGACCTGACGCCGGACGTGGTGGCCGAACTGCTGGAATCGCCCACCATCACCGCCATCAAGGAGGAGTCCTACGACACCACCCGCGTCACCGACCTGGTGTCGCGCTTCGGCGACCGCCTGGCCGTGGTCTGCGGCGTCGACGACCTGATCGTCGAGAGCGCGGCGCTGGGCGCGCGGGCCTGGGTGTCGGGCATGGCCAATGCCCTGCCCAGGGAATCAGTGCGACTCCTGGAACTGGCCGTGGCCGGCGACTTCGCGCAGGCGCGCAAGCTCTACGCCGCGCTGACGCCGCTCTTTCACCTGGATACCGTGGTCAAGCTGGTGCAGCACATCAAGCTGGCCGAGCACCTGATCACCGGCTCGGCCGAGACCGTGAAGCCGCCGCGCCTGGATCTGGCCGGCGAGGAGCGCGAGCGCACCATCGCCATCGTCAAGCGCACGCTGGAGGACCTGAAGGCGCTGGGCTGCTGA
- a CDS encoding tripartite tricarboxylate transporter substrate binding protein: MKLLNLLLLSAACCGAAAQAADSYPTKSIELVVSYQPGGGSDSTARAIADAARPLMPQSVVVLNRPGASGSIGWSYVAGSDDGYRLILMTPEMLVVPLMGIGKVTVGDFQPIARFTDDPSSITVRADAPWRTAQEFIQYAKANPGKVTFSNAGNGTIPHVAAGAFAETIGAQLEHIPYNGSAPAIMGLLAGDVQATTVAYAELRQYVESGKLRTLAVMSEKRVAGLDAPTLKELGHDLQFSVWRGLGLPKNAPREAVEKWRAVSRELATSPKFQETMTKQNLTPSYADTPAFIADIERQNQAVKTLMPKLNLKQ, from the coding sequence ATGAAACTGCTCAACCTGCTCCTGCTTTCCGCCGCCTGCTGCGGCGCCGCCGCCCAGGCCGCGGACAGCTATCCGACCAAGTCGATCGAACTGGTCGTGTCCTACCAGCCTGGCGGCGGCAGCGACAGCACGGCGCGCGCCATCGCCGACGCCGCGCGTCCGCTGATGCCCCAGTCCGTGGTCGTGCTGAACCGCCCCGGCGCCAGCGGCTCCATCGGCTGGTCTTATGTGGCCGGCTCCGACGACGGCTACCGCCTGATCCTGATGACGCCCGAAATGCTGGTCGTGCCGCTGATGGGCATCGGCAAGGTCACCGTCGGCGACTTCCAGCCAATCGCGCGCTTCACCGACGACCCGTCCTCGATCACCGTGCGCGCCGACGCGCCATGGCGGACCGCGCAGGAGTTCATCCAGTACGCGAAGGCCAATCCCGGCAAGGTCACGTTCTCCAACGCGGGCAACGGCACCATTCCTCACGTGGCCGCCGGCGCCTTCGCCGAGACGATCGGCGCACAGCTGGAACACATCCCCTACAACGGCTCCGCGCCGGCCATCATGGGCCTGCTGGCCGGCGACGTGCAAGCCACCACCGTGGCCTATGCAGAACTGCGCCAGTACGTTGAAAGCGGCAAGCTGCGCACGCTGGCGGTGATGTCGGAAAAACGCGTGGCCGGGCTGGACGCGCCGACCTTGAAGGAGCTGGGCCACGACCTGCAGTTCAGCGTGTGGCGCGGACTGGGCCTGCCCAAGAACGCGCCGCGAGAGGCGGTGGAGAAATGGCGCGCGGTGTCCAGAGAACTGGCCACTTCGCCCAAGTTCCAGGAAACCATGACCAAGCAGAACCTCACGCCGTCCTATGCCGACACGCCGGCCTTCATCGCCGACATCGAGCGGCAGAACCAGGCGGTCAAGACGCTGATGCCCAAGCTGAACCTGAAGCAATAG
- a CDS encoding autotransporter outer membrane beta-barrel domain-containing protein codes for MSRYSPFLMPGLLGAVLVTLPLVSRGNEVMVIVNDRSPDRHRVLLPGESILHGGLGPAILVRGRDNSVTGSNITIVSDSGAPNAPGGGVVVQGGAATLRDSTVTVHDNDGLGLNANSSNGPARIDVTGVAVETFGNGGIGALANGADARVELINSSILTHGTYASGLLAMREGARISAADSRIVTEAPGTAGAEVVDTGVLDLSNTQIAVTGARARGIASYASVAGSRSSITLSRGSRVDTQDGEALLAAGGDHVFTLDSSDITARAGGAVDGGLLLRSQSSGDAIDLRTPSGSATSPDIATGRIQLNAAASRLHGDVLIESGSADITLGRGSVLTGALIERGGGRVNRLALDASSVWNVRADSSLAVLDNAGTVAFVAPGAKGGFKTLTVNQYIDGGLLVLNTRLGDDASPTDRLVIDGGSATGRASLRIINAGGSGAQTTQGIRVVQTLHGGTTAPDAFRLDAGSTGFRQSAGTLAVNGYEYSLVRGGQGGAAPDWYLTSAPYTPAPPAPAQRQEMTPQLAVQPQAPASRPAAAPWRNVSPESGAYIGNQLASAAFFTHGLHDRVPSCGACGEARDASAEGGASYRGIWTRVQGRQDSGLRMAEGRVGIERSSQIVQLGGDLLTAPLGGKGAVHLGLMGGYGSARSTSTSSLALPGGATAQARARGKVSGYSAGVYGTYYQDDASRMGAYADGWLQYGRFNNRIDSELGSARYDSTVWSASAETGYALQPFAERSPLGPLVVEPHVQLVYSHYDAQDAVLQGTRMGEGNPGAWDAHAGVRMYPAAIAGAPAVRPFMELDWLHRFNTPSVRMGPNTLAAASSRDRLELTLGAEGRISHRLLVAGHVFGYEGRGGQHGYGGMVDAGYRW; via the coding sequence ATGTCCAGATATTCGCCTTTCCTCATGCCGGGGCTGCTCGGCGCAGTGCTTGTCACCTTGCCCCTTGTCAGTCGCGGCAACGAGGTGATGGTCATCGTGAATGACCGTTCGCCTGATCGCCATCGCGTGCTCCTGCCGGGTGAAAGCATCCTCCACGGTGGACTGGGGCCGGCGATTCTTGTGCGGGGTCGCGACAACAGCGTGACCGGCAGCAATATCACCATCGTCAGCGATTCCGGAGCGCCGAACGCTCCGGGGGGCGGGGTCGTCGTCCAGGGTGGCGCGGCCACGTTGCGGGATAGCACGGTGACCGTCCACGACAACGATGGTCTCGGGCTGAATGCCAATTCTTCCAATGGTCCCGCGCGTATCGATGTCACGGGGGTAGCCGTCGAGACCTTCGGCAATGGCGGGATAGGGGCCCTGGCGAACGGCGCCGATGCCAGGGTCGAGCTGATCAATTCCTCCATCCTGACGCATGGCACCTATGCCAGCGGTCTGCTTGCCATGAGGGAGGGCGCGCGAATTTCGGCCGCCGACAGCCGCATCGTTACGGAAGCGCCGGGCACCGCCGGCGCGGAGGTCGTGGACACCGGCGTGTTGGATCTGAGCAATACCCAGATTGCCGTCACGGGCGCGCGCGCACGCGGCATTGCCAGTTACGCCTCCGTGGCGGGCAGTCGCAGCAGCATCACGCTGTCCCGCGGCAGCCGCGTCGATACTCAGGATGGCGAGGCGCTGCTGGCCGCGGGCGGCGATCACGTGTTCACGCTGGATAGCTCCGACATCACCGCGCGCGCTGGCGGCGCGGTCGATGGTGGGCTGCTGCTGCGCTCGCAGTCCTCTGGCGATGCCATCGACCTGCGTACGCCCAGCGGCAGCGCCACGAGTCCTGATATCGCAACAGGGCGCATCCAGCTGAACGCCGCGGCTTCCCGGCTGCACGGCGACGTGCTGATCGAAAGCGGCAGCGCGGATATCACGCTCGGACGCGGCTCGGTGCTGACTGGCGCGCTGATCGAGCGCGGCGGCGGCCGCGTCAACCGTCTGGCGCTGGATGCGTCCAGCGTCTGGAACGTGCGCGCCGATTCCTCGCTGGCGGTGCTGGACAACGCCGGCACGGTCGCGTTCGTGGCGCCGGGCGCCAAGGGCGGCTTCAAGACCCTGACAGTCAATCAGTACATCGATGGCGGGTTACTGGTGCTGAATACGCGGCTGGGCGATGACGCCTCGCCTACGGACCGGCTGGTGATCGATGGCGGTTCGGCCACGGGCCGCGCCTCGCTGCGCATCATCAACGCCGGCGGAAGCGGAGCACAGACGACGCAAGGCATCCGGGTGGTGCAGACGCTCCATGGCGGCACGACGGCGCCGGACGCCTTCCGGCTCGATGCGGGCTCGACCGGCTTTCGCCAGAGCGCCGGCACGCTGGCCGTGAACGGCTACGAATACAGCCTGGTACGCGGCGGTCAGGGCGGCGCGGCGCCAGACTGGTATCTGACCTCCGCGCCTTATACGCCCGCGCCGCCGGCGCCCGCCCAGCGGCAGGAAATGACGCCGCAGCTTGCCGTCCAGCCGCAGGCGCCCGCCTCGCGGCCAGCCGCTGCGCCTTGGCGCAATGTGTCGCCCGAGAGCGGCGCCTACATTGGCAACCAATTGGCCAGCGCCGCGTTCTTCACCCATGGCCTGCACGATCGCGTGCCGTCATGCGGCGCTTGCGGCGAGGCCAGGGACGCCTCTGCCGAGGGCGGAGCCTCGTATCGTGGTATCTGGACGCGCGTGCAGGGCCGCCAGGACAGCGGACTGCGCATGGCGGAAGGTCGTGTCGGGATCGAGCGCAGCAGCCAGATCGTGCAGCTGGGCGGGGACCTGCTGACCGCGCCGCTGGGCGGCAAGGGGGCGGTGCACCTGGGCCTCATGGGCGGCTACGGCAGCGCGCGCAGCACATCCACCTCCAGCCTGGCGCTGCCGGGCGGCGCGACGGCGCAGGCGCGGGCGCGCGGCAAGGTCTCCGGCTATTCGGCGGGCGTGTATGGCACGTACTACCAGGATGACGCCAGCCGCATGGGCGCCTATGCCGACGGTTGGCTGCAGTACGGCCGCTTCAACAACCGGATCGACAGCGAACTGGGGTCGGCGCGCTATGACTCCACGGTGTGGAGCGCCTCGGCCGAAACCGGCTATGCGCTCCAGCCTTTCGCCGAGCGCTCGCCGCTGGGGCCGCTCGTTGTCGAGCCGCACGTCCAGCTGGTCTACAGCCACTACGATGCGCAGGATGCCGTGCTGCAGGGGACCCGCATGGGCGAAGGCAACCCCGGCGCCTGGGACGCGCATGCCGGCGTGCGCATGTATCCCGCGGCCATTGCGGGCGCGCCGGCGGTGCGTCCGTTCATGGAACTGGATTGGCTGCACCGCTTCAATACGCCGTCCGTGCGGATGGGGCCCAACACGCTGGCCGCCGCGTCCTCGCGCGACCGCCTGGAATTGACCCTGGGGGCCGAGGGGCGGATCAGTCACAGGCTGCTGGTGGCCGGCCACGTTTTTGGCTATGAGGGTCGGGGCGGCCAGCACGGCTACGGCGGCATGGTGGACGCGGGCTACCGATGGTAA